In Drosophila santomea strain STO CAGO 1482 chromosome 2L, Prin_Dsan_1.1, whole genome shotgun sequence, a single window of DNA contains:
- the LOC120446574 gene encoding uncharacterized protein LOC120446574 translates to MFRLFFAFIYAFSLPYFICMGTLKSHEAWRKTVKGRVMSNVSMTLYWWIQQHFSYELVRDEAEWDAIGGDVYEEFEFE, encoded by the exons ATGTTTCGCttgttttttgcatttatttatgcattttctctcccatattttatatgtatggGTACTCTGAAAAGTCATGAA GCATGGAGAAAGACAGTGAAGGGACGAGTAATGTCCAACGTCAGCATGACACTCTACTGGTGGATCCAACAACACTTTTCGTATGAATTAGTTAGGGACGAGGCCGAATGGGATGCTATTGGCGGTGATGTGTACGAGGAGTTTGAATTTGAATAG